Proteins encoded together in one Mycobacterium sp. MS1601 window:
- a CDS encoding RidA family protein: protein MSTEAPPPQGDYVPAVLHDGIVHTAGMTPRRDGKLLVSGIVGESLTVEEARSAAGLAAGNALAAVRSVTSQDAALRCLQMTVFIACGPGFTALSAVADGASAAITDLLGAGALPARSAIGVAALPSGAPVEVQLVVAVN from the coding sequence GTGTCGACTGAGGCGCCTCCGCCGCAGGGCGACTACGTCCCCGCTGTCCTGCACGACGGCATCGTCCACACCGCCGGGATGACACCGCGGCGCGACGGCAAGCTCCTGGTCAGCGGCATCGTGGGGGAGAGCCTGACCGTCGAGGAGGCCCGCAGCGCGGCCGGGTTGGCGGCGGGCAATGCGTTGGCCGCGGTGCGATCGGTGACATCCCAGGACGCCGCGCTGCGATGCCTGCAGATGACGGTGTTCATTGCATGCGGTCCCGGGTTCACGGCGCTCTCCGCAGTGGCCGACGGCGCATCGGCCGCCATCACCGACCTGCTCGGTGCGGGGGCACTCCCGGCCCGCAGTGCCATCGGGGTGGCGGCGCTGCCCTCGGGTGCCCCGGTCGAGGTCCAGTTGGTGGTCGCCGTCAACTGA
- a CDS encoding gamma-glutamyltransferase, with amino-acid sequence MRPPTLSASAMVSSSHPAASLAGTQVLAAGGNAIDATLAMAAMTWLTLPGQCGIGGDAFAVVREPDGRIWTVNGSGFGPDGGTTDFYRAQGLSSIPMDGPLSVAVPGAPAALAALHSGGATRSLAELWAPIAATAERGLPCSARTVGDAGEALRAGDQGLAAVYRSARLGTLLPQPDLAATIRRLADNPTAFYTGDFAQRAVATLQAAGAPFTGDEWAATAAVTPEPAITGRYAGALIHQTPLPTPGWMVLQQAALCDASVGFNGWLSAPAIDRLARAARLAFADRFALCGSDNGGANYTLDPERLLAQRRDLDDRSEHAAPIEVGAGDTTSTVAVDSQGRAVSFIHSLAFTFGAKITVPGTGVVLNNRLGRGAYLIDGHPNEVSPRRKPLHTLNAWIVTDDAGELLHVGNTPGGDGQVQWNMQLLSHLLDHGLDPAEAVAASRFTVFPGSDADVIGAPDELRVEETLPEPVRQALGENHHVVVQPALGAGGSAQVISRDERGILLGAADPRQEGIALGVD; translated from the coding sequence ATGCGTCCACCCACATTGTCGGCCTCGGCGATGGTCAGCAGCAGCCACCCCGCGGCCAGCCTGGCCGGCACGCAGGTACTGGCCGCGGGCGGCAACGCCATCGACGCCACCCTGGCGATGGCGGCCATGACCTGGCTGACCCTGCCCGGGCAGTGCGGCATCGGCGGGGACGCCTTCGCCGTGGTCCGTGAACCCGACGGTCGTATCTGGACGGTCAACGGATCCGGTTTCGGGCCCGACGGTGGCACCACCGATTTCTATCGGGCGCAGGGTCTTTCGAGCATCCCGATGGATGGCCCGCTGTCCGTCGCCGTCCCCGGGGCGCCGGCCGCCCTGGCCGCACTGCACTCCGGTGGTGCAACCCGGTCACTGGCCGAACTGTGGGCTCCGATCGCAGCGACCGCCGAACGTGGGCTGCCGTGCTCGGCGCGCACGGTGGGCGACGCAGGAGAAGCGCTGCGGGCCGGTGACCAGGGACTGGCGGCCGTGTACCGGAGCGCTCGGCTGGGGACCCTGCTCCCGCAACCTGACCTCGCCGCCACCATCCGCCGCCTCGCCGACAATCCCACCGCGTTCTACACCGGGGACTTTGCCCAGCGCGCCGTCGCCACCCTGCAAGCAGCAGGCGCGCCGTTCACCGGGGACGAGTGGGCCGCCACCGCTGCGGTGACGCCGGAGCCGGCGATCACCGGGAGATACGCGGGGGCGCTGATCCACCAGACGCCGCTGCCCACCCCGGGCTGGATGGTGCTGCAACAGGCAGCGCTCTGTGATGCCTCGGTCGGATTCAACGGCTGGCTGTCCGCGCCGGCCATCGACCGGCTGGCCCGCGCCGCGCGGCTGGCGTTCGCGGATCGATTTGCCTTGTGCGGCAGCGACAATGGCGGCGCGAACTACACCCTCGATCCCGAGCGGCTGCTCGCGCAGCGGCGCGACCTCGACGACCGGTCCGAACATGCGGCACCCATCGAAGTCGGCGCCGGCGACACCACCTCCACCGTCGCGGTGGATTCGCAGGGCCGCGCCGTCAGCTTCATCCACTCGCTGGCCTTCACTTTCGGCGCCAAGATCACCGTGCCCGGAACCGGCGTGGTGCTCAACAACCGCCTGGGCCGCGGCGCCTACCTGATCGACGGTCACCCCAACGAGGTGAGCCCGCGCCGCAAACCGCTACACACCCTCAACGCCTGGATCGTCACCGACGACGCAGGTGAACTCCTGCACGTGGGCAACACCCCGGGCGGCGACGGGCAGGTGCAGTGGAACATGCAGCTGCTGTCTCATCTGCTGGACCACGGGCTGGACCCGGCCGAGGCCGTCGCCGCCTCGCGCTTCACCGTCTTCCCGGGCTCCGACGCCGACGTCATCGGCGCTCCCGATGAACTGCGCGTCGAGGAGACGCTGCCCGAACCGGTGCGGCAGGCACTGGGGGAGAACCACCACGTCGTCGTCCAGCCCGCGCTCGGCGCCGGCGGAAGCGCGCAGGTCATCTCCCGCGACGAGCGGGGCATCCTGCTGGGCGCCGCCGACCCTCGCCAGGAAGGCATCGCGCTCGGTGTCGACTGA
- a CDS encoding permease — translation MALTTAHLLPEPIGWSELSPAHWMYLLGLVVLIVTVIAKKNVVAPAIIATFLTGLVYAGSVTTGLAAVFNAAMVGTRELLPIFLIIALVTAMLGAVRQAGAETVMIRPLRRLFHNGHISYVVLAVVTFLLSLTFWPTPVLPLIAAILLPAAVRVGLPPFGAALAIAIAGQGMALSSDLVMGVAPSLSAEGANVPAGAIALRATIIALIAGVVALTIAYLRDVRTKMLDPVQAAAVVLPVEAASEPAVADGGDENASGSARLVAFAVPAVFAVLLVVMLLGRFTTLVPNIDEGLGAPLVGGTAALALVAVAILVSRKNWLGDVGQHFTEGIGFSFRTMGMVIPVAGFVYIGLSDYSGTILGVPEDGETPAFLLDAVAKVEPLIPSTGVFAAFAMLLIGMVIGLDGSGWPGLPFTGSLAGSLGDSAGVDVATLAAIAQNGASWTGGGTLVIWSSLIVVAGLTGVSVMDLARRLFVPVVVGLVVATTFAAAVLL, via the coding sequence GTGGCTCTCACAACAGCTCACCTTCTCCCCGAACCGATCGGATGGTCCGAATTGTCACCGGCGCACTGGATGTACCTACTCGGCCTCGTGGTGCTCATCGTCACCGTGATAGCCAAGAAGAATGTGGTGGCACCGGCGATCATCGCCACGTTCCTCACGGGTCTGGTCTACGCCGGCAGCGTCACCACCGGATTGGCTGCGGTGTTCAACGCAGCCATGGTGGGCACCCGCGAACTCCTGCCCATCTTCCTCATCATCGCCTTGGTGACCGCGATGTTGGGCGCCGTGCGGCAGGCCGGTGCGGAGACCGTGATGATCCGGCCGCTGCGCCGACTGTTCCACAACGGACACATCTCCTATGTGGTGCTGGCGGTGGTCACATTCCTGCTGTCGCTGACCTTCTGGCCGACACCTGTGTTACCGCTGATTGCCGCGATCCTGCTGCCCGCCGCCGTACGGGTGGGGTTGCCGCCGTTCGGTGCGGCATTGGCGATCGCCATCGCGGGGCAGGGCATGGCACTGAGCTCGGACCTGGTGATGGGAGTGGCCCCCAGTTTGTCCGCCGAAGGGGCGAATGTGCCGGCCGGGGCTATCGCCCTGCGGGCCACGATCATTGCGCTGATCGCCGGTGTGGTGGCCCTGACCATCGCTTACCTGCGTGACGTCCGCACCAAGATGCTGGACCCGGTGCAGGCCGCCGCCGTCGTGTTGCCCGTCGAAGCGGCGTCGGAGCCGGCGGTGGCCGACGGAGGCGACGAAAATGCCAGCGGATCAGCGCGTTTGGTGGCATTTGCGGTGCCGGCGGTGTTCGCGGTGCTGTTGGTGGTCATGCTGCTGGGCCGTTTCACCACACTGGTTCCGAATATCGACGAAGGTCTGGGCGCACCGTTGGTGGGCGGCACCGCGGCGCTGGCACTGGTGGCCGTTGCGATACTGGTGAGTCGCAAGAACTGGCTCGGTGATGTCGGGCAGCATTTCACCGAGGGCATCGGATTCTCCTTCCGCACCATGGGCATGGTGATCCCGGTGGCCGGATTCGTCTACATCGGACTGTCGGACTACTCCGGAACCATCCTGGGTGTGCCCGAGGACGGCGAAACACCGGCCTTCCTGCTCGACGCAGTGGCGAAGGTGGAGCCATTGATCCCGTCGACGGGCGTGTTCGCCGCGTTCGCGATGCTGTTGATCGGCATGGTGATCGGACTCGACGGCAGCGGCTGGCCGGGCCTGCCGTTCACCGGTTCGTTGGCGGGCTCCCTCGGCGACAGCGCGGGTGTCGACGTTGCCACCCTGGCCGCGATCGCGCAGAACGGCGCCAGCTGGACAGGCGGTGGCACCCTGGTGATCTGGTCGTCGCTCATCGTGGTCGCCGGCCTCACCGGGGTGTCGGTGATGGATCTGGCTCGCCGGTTGTTCGTGCCGGTGGTGGTCGGTTTGGTGGTGGCCACCACGTTCGCGGCGGCGGTGCTGCTGTGA
- a CDS encoding Rieske (2Fe-2S) protein — protein sequence MTEQIQDTTTEFVRVARSGQVPEGIVRRFHCGEHEFAVARLKGKAYATSNYCTHLDCLLSSGKLRDDGIGCSCHGSAFDLETGEPISPPATEPIKTFPCQERDGEIFVGLKPGEAPAGPTRRQRRRD from the coding sequence ATGACCGAGCAGATACAGGACACCACAACGGAGTTCGTCCGGGTCGCCCGGTCCGGGCAGGTTCCGGAGGGCATCGTGCGCCGGTTCCACTGCGGTGAGCACGAATTCGCGGTGGCCCGGCTCAAGGGCAAGGCCTACGCCACCTCCAACTACTGCACGCACCTGGACTGCCTGTTGTCCTCGGGCAAGCTCCGCGACGACGGCATCGGGTGCTCCTGTCACGGCAGCGCATTCGATCTGGAGACCGGCGAACCCATCAGCCCGCCGGCCACCGAGCCCATCAAGACCTTCCCGTGCCAGGAACGCGACGGCGAGATCTTCGTCGGGCTCAAACCGGGTGAGGCACCCGCCGGACCCACCCGACGACAGCGGCGGAGAGACTGA